One genomic window of Solanum dulcamara chromosome 10, daSolDulc1.2, whole genome shotgun sequence includes the following:
- the LOC129871321 gene encoding gibberellin 2-beta-dioxygenase 8-like encodes MFLVSLNHINTSCILFVPNSQTLLPFPIFFFFNLITMMIESWNPPLLHDYSKLSRLQNSRDCSNDGANLSTEKVLMMKELELPLIDLNDLKSEIEREKIKCENAIAKASSEWGFFQVVNHGVSLELLKKMRREQMKLFKAPFEMKATCGLLNNSYRWGNSTATCPKQFNWSEAFHIPLTKISEAAYYGEFTTLREVMVEYATSMQDLAKSLASVLVRKLGHKDGEIGEICNESACFLRLNHYPQCQISQEIFGLVPHTDSDFLTILHQDEVGGLQLMKDSKWVAVKPNQNALIVNIGDLFQAWSNDVYKSVEHKVIADGKMERFSIAYFLCPSYDSLIGSCKEPSIYKKFTFGEYRDQIQQDVKLIGHKVGLSRFLL; translated from the exons ATGTTTTTGGTCTCTTTGAACCATATAAATACCTCATGTATACTATTTGTCCCAAACTCCCAAACTCTTCTACCTTTtcccatttttttcttctttaatttgatCACAATGATGATAGAGTCTTGGAATCCTCCTCTCCTACATGACTACTCAAAGCTTTCGCGACTACAGAATAGTCGCGACTGCTCTAATGATGGGGCAAACCTCAGCACTGAAAAAGTACTTATGATGAAAGAGTTGGAACTTCCGCTGATAGACCTAAACGATCTGAAAAGTGAAATTGAGAGAGAAAAGATTAAATGTGAAAATGCGATAGCCAAGGCTTCATCTGAATGGGGTTTTTTTCAAGTTGTAAACCATGGTGTGAGCCTTGAATTACTTAAAAAAATGAGAAGAGAACAAATGAAATTATTTAAGGCACCATTTGAGATGAAAGCTACTTGTGGATTGttaaataattcatatagatggGGGAATTCAACAGCTACTTGTCCAAAACAATTTAATTGGTCTGAAGCTTTTCATATCCCTTTGACAAAAATTTCAGAAGCTGCTTATTATGGAGAGTTCACAACTTTAAG GGAAGTGATGGTGGAATATGCAACTTCAATGCAAGATTTAGCCAAATCACTTGCTAGTGTTCTTGTGAGGAAATTAGGCCACAAAGATGGTGAAATTGGAGAAATTTGCAATGAGAGTGCATGTTTTCTTAGATTAAATCACTATCCACAATGTCAAATATCACAAGAAATATTTGGATTAGTGCCACATACAGATAGTGATTTCTTAACAATACTTCATCAAGATGAAGTTGGTGGACTTCAACTAATGAAAGATTCCAAATGGGTTGCTGTCAAGCCTAACCAAAATGCACTTATTGTCAACATTGGAGATCTTTTTCAG GCTTGGAGCAATGATGTGTATAAAAGTGTGGAACACAAAGTGATTGCAGATGGGAAAATGGAGAGGTTCTCAATAGCTTATTTCCTTTGCCCTTCTTATGATTCTTTAATTGGAAGTTGCAAAGAACCTTCCATCTATAAGAAATTCACTTTTGGAGAATACAGAGATCAGATTCAACAAGATGTCAAATTGATTGGCCATAAAGTAGGTCTTTCAAGGTTTCTTCTATAG
- the LOC129871322 gene encoding uncharacterized protein LOC129871322, producing the protein MDDQIVLDKGGKRQLPRWMFASSAADQVKEKVKTDHVDNNNNNTEEEIVTQRRKNRKIEDKKETFTEELPTQLPKCQTTKRSRRKLNLPIDDCNDERALMGSECDRMKVKGDGAIPMLRRRKQKTKNSKTEGGDEMEESTTEASDKSVLRKRKCSRVKENSSEAGPSLRRQKQKTKNSRNENCADVEDSTPKTDDEYLTVEDQMNIAEEYAGDADEDLTVEDLMSIAKEYVNENEQAASGKEKNCPMEDAISMSIGSLSCIEVDNQSSRRETNADCISIQESTIEYAPPKLNMSENPTQDMLDLFLGPLLKKTHEEKRVELVREEMSLAHDLNKNNRTDPSEDRPVFVKKKSSLKDKVSLFLD; encoded by the exons ATGGATGATCAGATTGTTCTTGACAAGGGTGGAAAAAGGCAGTTGCCTCGGTGGATGTTTGCTTCGTCTGCTGCTGATCAAGTAAAGGAAAAAGTCAAAACTGATCATGtagacaataataataataatacagagGAGGAGATTGTCACTCAGAGGCGGAAAAACAGAAAGATTGAGGATAAAAAGGAAACATTCACTGAGGAGTTGCCCACTCAGCTTCCAAAATGCCAAACAACAAAAAGAAGCAGAAGAAAGTTAAACCTACCAATTGATGACTGTAATGATGAAAGAGCATTAATGGGGAGTGAATGTGACCGCATGAAAGTAAAAGGTGATGGAGCGATTCCTATGTTGAGGAGACGGAAACAGAAAACGAAGAATTCCAAGACCGAGGGAggtgatgagatggaagagtCAACAACAGAAGCAAGTGATAAAAGCGTCTTAAGGAAGAGAAAATGCAGCAGGGTGAAGGAAAATTCTAGTGAAGCTGGCCCTAGTTTGAGGAGGCAGAAACAGAAAACAAAGAATTCCAGGAATGAGAATTGTGCTGATGTTGAAGACTCAACACCAAAAACAGATGATGAGTATTTGACTGTTGAAGATCAAATGAACATAGCGGAAGAG TATGCTGGTGATGCTGATGAAGATTTGACTGTTGAAGATTTAATGAGCATTGCTAAGGAG TATGTGAATGAGAATGAGCAAGCTGCATCaggtaaagaaaaaaattgtccaATGGAGGATGCTATTTCCATGTCAATAGGCTCGTTAAGTTGCATTGAAGTTGACAATCAATCTTCACGAAGAGAAACAAATGCTGATTGTATTTCAATTCAAGAGAGTACAATTGAATATGCTCCTCCTAAGCTTAACATGTCCGAGAATCCTACCCAAGACATGTTAGATTTGTTTCTTGGTCCCCTGTTGAAGAAAACTCATGAGGAGAAGAGAGTTGAACTGGTCAGAGAAGAAATGAGTTTAGCTCATGATCTGAACAAGAATAACCGAACTGATCCTTCTGAGGATCGACCAGTTTTTGTAAAGAAGAAAAGCAGTCTCAAGGACAAGGTATCTCTGTTTCTTGACTAA